The proteins below come from a single Acanthopagrus latus isolate v.2019 chromosome 4, fAcaLat1.1, whole genome shotgun sequence genomic window:
- the ppip5k1a gene encoding inositol hexakisphosphate and diphosphoinositol-pentakisphosphate kinase 2 isoform X10, which translates to MSEPNSPGESRRGAPRFFVGCEDDESEVLEDSMRTDMELYEDDEDTDSPPERQIVVGICCMMKKSKSKPMTQILERLCRFEYITVVIFPEDAILNEAVDKWPLCDCLISFHSKGFPLDKAVSYAKLRNPLLINDLNMQYYIQDRREVYRILQEEGIDLPRYAVLNRDPDNPDECNLVEGEDHVEVNGEIFQKPFVEKPVCAEDHNVYIYYPTSAGGGSQRLFRKIGSRSSVYSPESSVRKTGSYIYEEFMPTDGTDVKVYTVGPDYAHAEARKSPALDGKVERDSEGKEVRYPVMLSAMEKLVARKVCLAFKQTVCGFDLLRANGHSYVCDVNGFSFVKNSMKYYDDCAKILGNIVMRELAPQFQIPWSIPTEAEDIPIVPTTSGTMMELRCVIAVIRHGDRTPKQKMKMEVRNPMFFDLFEKYGGYKTGKLKLKKPKQLQEVLDITRQLLAELGQHNDCEIEEKKSKLEQLKTVLEMYGHFSGINRKVQLTYLPHGQPKTSSEEEDTRKEGPSLLLVLKWGGELTPAGRVQAEELGRAFRCMYPGGQGDYAGFPGCGLLRLHSTYRHDLKIYASDEGRVQMTAAAFAKGLLALEGELTPILVQMVKSANMNGLLDNDSDSLSSCQHRVKARLHEILQKDRDFTDEDFDRLAPTCSDSLVNSMKIVQNPVATCDRVYALIQSLTSQIRKRMEDPKSADLQLYHSETLELMLQRWSKLERDFRMKNGRYDISKIPDIYDCVKYDVIHNATLGLEDTLELFRLSRALADIVIPQEYGINKVEKLDIAYAYCLPLVRKIQLDLQRTHEDESVNKLHPLYSRGVMSPGRHVRTRLYFTSESHVHSLLSIFRYGGLLDEEKDQQWKRAMDYLSAVSELNYMTQIVIMLYEDNNKDLTSEERFHVELHFSPGVKGVEEEENAPTGFGFRPASAEVARQNGQKQTDPGSLEDLSRDETDRAVPLSEPITIQRRSPLIRNHKTGSMEVLSETSSSKVGSYRLFSLCSRQSPEMKQSGLGSQCAGLFSTTVLGGSSSAPNLQDYARAHRKKFSTGSLSYKDELLSMPAVKRFSVSFAKFPTNGTQDDTSTIAVAPPVWCTAAEPLEEHHVAQLLRRFSTDLSLGRHLSLDRALAHHLHQCSYHLRLFRNWLISGQDPLEYFYGQPLAPPFISPPSQPHALFNHCSRFSLDCACSVADTHALPLDVSACLPVSVVMQIASWTGLSCLGFFGPFLPPLQWCQKLFPSFSPNCEPFLKPL; encoded by the exons CCCCCAGAGCGACAGATCGTGGTGGGGATCTGCTGCATGATGAAGAAGTCCAAATCCAAGCCAATGACCCAGATCCTGGAGAGGCTGTGCAGGTTTGAGTACATCACTGTGGTCATCTTCCCAGAGGATGCCATCCTCAACGAGGCCGTGGACAAATGGCCTCTATGTGACTGCCTCATCTCCTTCCACTCCAAGG GATTCCCGCTGGATAAGGCAGTGAGTTATGCCAAACTGAGAAACCCTCTGCTCATCAACGACCTGAACATGCAGTACTACATACAGGACAG GAGAGAGGTGTATCgcatcctgcaggaggagggcATAGATCTACCACGCTATGCTGTGCTGAACCGTGATCCAGATAATCCAGATG agtGTAACCTGGTGGAAGGAGAGGACCATGTGGAGGTGAACGGAGAGATATTCCAGAAACCTTTTGTTGAGAAACCTGTCTGCGCTGAGGACCACAACGTCTACATCTACTACCCCACCTCGGCTGGTGGTGGCAGCCAGAGACTCTTCAGAAAG ATCGGGAGCCGGAGCAGTGTGTACTCACCAGAGAGCAGTGTGAGGAAGACCGGCTCTTACATCTATGAAGAGTTCATGCCAACAGATGGAACTGATGTTAAG GTGTACACAGTGGGGCCAGACTATGCTCACGCTGAGGCTCGGAAGTCTCCTGCTCTGGACGGGAAGGTGGAGCGAGACAGTGAGGGGAAGGAGGTCCGCTACCCCGTCATGCTCTCAGCCATGGAGAAGCTGGTGGCCCGAAAGGTCTGCCTAGCATTCAAG CAAACTGTGTGTGGCTTCGATCTCCTGCGTGCCAATGGACACTCTTATGTGTGTGATGTCAACGGTTTCAGTTTCGTGAAGAACTCGATGAAGTACTATGACGACTGTGCCAAGATCCTCGG GAACATCGTGATGCGTGAGCTGGCTCCTCAGTTTCAGATTCCCTGGTCCATCCCGACCGAGGCAGAGGACATCCCCATTGTGCCCACTACATCAGGGACCAT GATGGAGCTCCGCTGTGTCATTGCTGTCATCCGACATGGAGACCGAACGCCCaaacagaagatgaagatggaAGTTCGCAACCCCAT GTTCTTTGATCTATTTGAAAAATATGGAGGATACAAAACAGGGAAATTGAAACTGAAGAAGCCAAAACAACTGCAG GAGGTGCTGGACATCACACGGCAGTTGTTAGCAGAACTGGGACAGCACAATGACTGTGAGATAGAAGAGAAGAAATCTaaactggagcagctgaagactGTTCTGGAAAT GTATGGCCACTTCTCTGGGATCAACAGAAAAGTGCAACTAACCTACCTGCCCCATGGGCAGCCAAAAACCTCAAGTGAGGAAGAAG ACACACGTAAGGAAGGTccgtctctgctgctggtgctgaagTGGGGAGGAGAGTTGACTCCTGCTGGCAGAGTGCAGGCTGAGGAGCTGGGAAGGGCCTTCCGCTGTATGTACCCCGGAGGACAAG GGGACTATGCTGGCTTTCCAGGCTGCGGGTTACTGCGGCTACACAGCACCTACAGACATGACCTGAAGATATATGCTTCTGATGAAGGAAGGGTGCAGATGACGGCTGCCGCCTTCGCCAAG GGTTTGCTGGCTCTGGAGGGGGAGCTGACACCCATCCTGGTGCAGATGGTGAAGAGTGCCAACATGAACGGGCTGCTGGACAACGACAGCGACTCCCTGAGCAGCTGCCAGCACCGAGTGAAGGCCCGACTGCATGAGATTCTGCAGAAGGACAGAGACTTCACCGACGAAGACTTCGACAGG CTGGCTCCGACCTGCAGTGACTCTTTGGTGAATTCAATGAAGATAGTCCAGAACCCAGTGGCCACATGTGACCGGGTCTACGCCCTCATTCAGAGCCTCACTTCACAAATCCGCAAAAGGATGGAGGACCCCAAGTCAGCTG ACCTGCAGCTGTACCACAGTGAGACACTGGAGCTGATGCTGCAGCGCTGGTCCAAACTTGAGCGTGACTTCCGCATGAAGAACGGCCGCTACGACATCAGTAAAATACCAGACATTTACGACTGTGTGAAGTATGATGTCATCCACAATGCTACTTTAGGGCTGGAGGACACTCTGGAGCTGTTCAGACTCTCTCGAGCTTTGGCTGACATCGTCATCCCACAG gaATATGGCATAAATAAAGTGGAGAAATTAGACATAGCATATGCCTACTGCCTCCCGCTGGTCAGAAAGATCCAGCTGGACCTGCAGAGGACCCACGAGGACGAGTCTGTCAACAAACTACACCCTCT GTACTCTCGAGGAGTAATGTCTCCAGGGCGCCACGTCAGGACACGTCTATATTTCACCAGTGAGAGTCATGTCCACTCCCTGCTCAGCATTTTCCGCTATGGAGGTTTGCTCGAT gaggagaaggaccAGCAGTGGAAGCGTGCCATGGATTACCTCAGTGCTGTCTCTGAACTCAACTATATGACTCAGATTGTCATCATGCTGTATGAGGACAACAATAAG GACCTCACCTCAGAGGAGCGCTTCCATGTAGAGCTCCACTTCAGCCCTGGTGTCAAAGGtgtcgaggaggaggagaacgcACCGACCGGCTTCGGCTTCAGGCCCGCCTCTGCAGAGGTAGCACGACAG AACGGGCAGAAACAGACGGACCCCGGCAGCCTGGAGGACCTCTCACGGGATGAGACCGACCGTGCCGTGCCATTGTCTGAGCCAATCACCATTCAGAGGAGGTCCCCACTCATACGCAATCACAAGACTGGATCCATGGAG GTTCTATCCGAGACATCATCCTCCAAAGTGGGCAGTTATCGACTCTTTTCGCTCTGCTCACGACAATCCCCTGAGATGAAACAAAGTGGATTAG GCTCTCAGTGCGCCGGGCTCTTCAGCACCACTGTCCTAGGTGGGTCCTCTAGCGCCCCTAACCTCCAGGACTACGCACGCGCACATCGCAAAAAATTCTCCACTGGCAGTCTGTCCTACAAAGACG agTTGTTGTCTATGCCGGCAGTAAAACGATTTTCTGTGTCGTTTGCAAAGTTTCCGACTAATG GAACACAAGATGACACATCCACCATAGCAGTGGCTCCACCTGTCTGGTGCACTGCTGCAG agcCCTTGGAGGAGCACCATGTGGCCCAGTTGTTGAGGCGTTTCTCCACCGACCTCAGCCTGGGCCGCCACCTCTCTCTGGACAGGGCGCTggcccaccacctccaccagtgCTCCTACCACCTCCGCCTCTTCCGAAACTGGCTCATCTCCGGCCAGGACCCCCTAGAGTACTTCTACGGTCAGCCCCTGGCCCCGCCCTTCATCTCCCCCCCATCCCAGCCTCACGCCCTGTTCAACCACTGCTCACGGTTTAGTTTGGACTGTGCTTGTTCTGTGGCTGACACTCATGCTTTGCCTCTTGATGTTTCTGCATGCTTGCCTGTTTCTGTGGTGATGCAGATTGCAAGCTGGACCGGTTTGagctgtttgggtttttttgggcCATTCTTGCCACCTCTGCAGTGGTGTCAGAAGCTTTTCCCCTCATTTTCTCCGAACTGTGAACCTTTTCTTAAACCTttatga
- the ppip5k1a gene encoding inositol hexakisphosphate and diphosphoinositol-pentakisphosphate kinase 2 isoform X11, which produces MSEPNSPGESRRGAPRFFVGCEDDESEVLEDSMRTDMELYEDDEDTDSPPERQIVVGICCMMKKSKSKPMTQILERLCRFEYITVVIFPEDAILNEAVDKWPLCDCLISFHSKGFPLDKAVSYAKLRNPLLINDLNMQYYIQDRREVYRILQEEGIDLPRYAVLNRDPDNPDECNLVEGEDHVEVNGEIFQKPFVEKPVCAEDHNVYIYYPTSAGGGSQRLFRKIGSRSSVYSPESSVRKTGSYIYEEFMPTDGTDVKVYTVGPDYAHAEARKSPALDGKVERDSEGKEVRYPVMLSAMEKLVARKVCLAFKQTVCGFDLLRANGHSYVCDVNGFSFVKNSMKYYDDCAKILGNIVMRELAPQFQIPWSIPTEAEDIPIVPTTSGTMMELRCVIAVIRHGDRTPKQKMKMEVRNPMFFDLFEKYGGYKTGKLKLKKPKQLQEVLDITRQLLAELGQHNDCEIEEKKSKLEQLKTVLEMYGHFSGINRKVQLTYLPHGQPKTSSEEEDTRKEGPSLLLVLKWGGELTPAGRVQAEELGRAFRCMYPGGQGDYAGFPGCGLLRLHSTYRHDLKIYASDEGRVQMTAAAFAKGLLALEGELTPILVQMVKSANMNGLLDNDSDSLSSCQHRVKARLHEILQKDRDFTDEDFDRLAPTCSDSLVNSMKIVQNPVATCDRVYALIQSLTSQIRKRMEDPKSADLQLYHSETLELMLQRWSKLERDFRMKNGRYDISKIPDIYDCVKYDVIHNATLGLEDTLELFRLSRALADIVIPQEYGINKVEKLDIAYAYCLPLVRKIQLDLQRTHEDESVNKLHPLYSRGVMSPGRHVRTRLYFTSESHVHSLLSIFRYGGLLDEEKDQQWKRAMDYLSAVSELNYMTQIVIMLYEDNNKDLTSEERFHVELHFSPGVKGVEEEENAPTGFGFRPASAEVARQNGQKQTDPGSLEDLSRDETDRAVPLSEPITIQRRSPLIRNHKTGSMEVLSETSSSKVGSYRLFSLCSRQSPEMKQSGLGSQCAGLFSTTVLGGSSSAPNLQDYARAHRKKFSTGSLSYKDELLSMPAVKRFSVSFAKFPTNEPLEEHHVAQLLRRFSTDLSLGRHLSLDRALAHHLHQCSYHLRLFRNWLISGQDPLEYFYGQPLAPPFISPPSQPHALFNHCSRFSLDCACSVADTHALPLDVSACLPVSVVMQIASWTGLSCLGFFGPFLPPLQWCQKLFPSFSPNCEPFLKPL; this is translated from the exons CCCCCAGAGCGACAGATCGTGGTGGGGATCTGCTGCATGATGAAGAAGTCCAAATCCAAGCCAATGACCCAGATCCTGGAGAGGCTGTGCAGGTTTGAGTACATCACTGTGGTCATCTTCCCAGAGGATGCCATCCTCAACGAGGCCGTGGACAAATGGCCTCTATGTGACTGCCTCATCTCCTTCCACTCCAAGG GATTCCCGCTGGATAAGGCAGTGAGTTATGCCAAACTGAGAAACCCTCTGCTCATCAACGACCTGAACATGCAGTACTACATACAGGACAG GAGAGAGGTGTATCgcatcctgcaggaggagggcATAGATCTACCACGCTATGCTGTGCTGAACCGTGATCCAGATAATCCAGATG agtGTAACCTGGTGGAAGGAGAGGACCATGTGGAGGTGAACGGAGAGATATTCCAGAAACCTTTTGTTGAGAAACCTGTCTGCGCTGAGGACCACAACGTCTACATCTACTACCCCACCTCGGCTGGTGGTGGCAGCCAGAGACTCTTCAGAAAG ATCGGGAGCCGGAGCAGTGTGTACTCACCAGAGAGCAGTGTGAGGAAGACCGGCTCTTACATCTATGAAGAGTTCATGCCAACAGATGGAACTGATGTTAAG GTGTACACAGTGGGGCCAGACTATGCTCACGCTGAGGCTCGGAAGTCTCCTGCTCTGGACGGGAAGGTGGAGCGAGACAGTGAGGGGAAGGAGGTCCGCTACCCCGTCATGCTCTCAGCCATGGAGAAGCTGGTGGCCCGAAAGGTCTGCCTAGCATTCAAG CAAACTGTGTGTGGCTTCGATCTCCTGCGTGCCAATGGACACTCTTATGTGTGTGATGTCAACGGTTTCAGTTTCGTGAAGAACTCGATGAAGTACTATGACGACTGTGCCAAGATCCTCGG GAACATCGTGATGCGTGAGCTGGCTCCTCAGTTTCAGATTCCCTGGTCCATCCCGACCGAGGCAGAGGACATCCCCATTGTGCCCACTACATCAGGGACCAT GATGGAGCTCCGCTGTGTCATTGCTGTCATCCGACATGGAGACCGAACGCCCaaacagaagatgaagatggaAGTTCGCAACCCCAT GTTCTTTGATCTATTTGAAAAATATGGAGGATACAAAACAGGGAAATTGAAACTGAAGAAGCCAAAACAACTGCAG GAGGTGCTGGACATCACACGGCAGTTGTTAGCAGAACTGGGACAGCACAATGACTGTGAGATAGAAGAGAAGAAATCTaaactggagcagctgaagactGTTCTGGAAAT GTATGGCCACTTCTCTGGGATCAACAGAAAAGTGCAACTAACCTACCTGCCCCATGGGCAGCCAAAAACCTCAAGTGAGGAAGAAG ACACACGTAAGGAAGGTccgtctctgctgctggtgctgaagTGGGGAGGAGAGTTGACTCCTGCTGGCAGAGTGCAGGCTGAGGAGCTGGGAAGGGCCTTCCGCTGTATGTACCCCGGAGGACAAG GGGACTATGCTGGCTTTCCAGGCTGCGGGTTACTGCGGCTACACAGCACCTACAGACATGACCTGAAGATATATGCTTCTGATGAAGGAAGGGTGCAGATGACGGCTGCCGCCTTCGCCAAG GGTTTGCTGGCTCTGGAGGGGGAGCTGACACCCATCCTGGTGCAGATGGTGAAGAGTGCCAACATGAACGGGCTGCTGGACAACGACAGCGACTCCCTGAGCAGCTGCCAGCACCGAGTGAAGGCCCGACTGCATGAGATTCTGCAGAAGGACAGAGACTTCACCGACGAAGACTTCGACAGG CTGGCTCCGACCTGCAGTGACTCTTTGGTGAATTCAATGAAGATAGTCCAGAACCCAGTGGCCACATGTGACCGGGTCTACGCCCTCATTCAGAGCCTCACTTCACAAATCCGCAAAAGGATGGAGGACCCCAAGTCAGCTG ACCTGCAGCTGTACCACAGTGAGACACTGGAGCTGATGCTGCAGCGCTGGTCCAAACTTGAGCGTGACTTCCGCATGAAGAACGGCCGCTACGACATCAGTAAAATACCAGACATTTACGACTGTGTGAAGTATGATGTCATCCACAATGCTACTTTAGGGCTGGAGGACACTCTGGAGCTGTTCAGACTCTCTCGAGCTTTGGCTGACATCGTCATCCCACAG gaATATGGCATAAATAAAGTGGAGAAATTAGACATAGCATATGCCTACTGCCTCCCGCTGGTCAGAAAGATCCAGCTGGACCTGCAGAGGACCCACGAGGACGAGTCTGTCAACAAACTACACCCTCT GTACTCTCGAGGAGTAATGTCTCCAGGGCGCCACGTCAGGACACGTCTATATTTCACCAGTGAGAGTCATGTCCACTCCCTGCTCAGCATTTTCCGCTATGGAGGTTTGCTCGAT gaggagaaggaccAGCAGTGGAAGCGTGCCATGGATTACCTCAGTGCTGTCTCTGAACTCAACTATATGACTCAGATTGTCATCATGCTGTATGAGGACAACAATAAG GACCTCACCTCAGAGGAGCGCTTCCATGTAGAGCTCCACTTCAGCCCTGGTGTCAAAGGtgtcgaggaggaggagaacgcACCGACCGGCTTCGGCTTCAGGCCCGCCTCTGCAGAGGTAGCACGACAG AACGGGCAGAAACAGACGGACCCCGGCAGCCTGGAGGACCTCTCACGGGATGAGACCGACCGTGCCGTGCCATTGTCTGAGCCAATCACCATTCAGAGGAGGTCCCCACTCATACGCAATCACAAGACTGGATCCATGGAG GTTCTATCCGAGACATCATCCTCCAAAGTGGGCAGTTATCGACTCTTTTCGCTCTGCTCACGACAATCCCCTGAGATGAAACAAAGTGGATTAG GCTCTCAGTGCGCCGGGCTCTTCAGCACCACTGTCCTAGGTGGGTCCTCTAGCGCCCCTAACCTCCAGGACTACGCACGCGCACATCGCAAAAAATTCTCCACTGGCAGTCTGTCCTACAAAGACG agTTGTTGTCTATGCCGGCAGTAAAACGATTTTCTGTGTCGTTTGCAAAGTTTCCGACTAATG agcCCTTGGAGGAGCACCATGTGGCCCAGTTGTTGAGGCGTTTCTCCACCGACCTCAGCCTGGGCCGCCACCTCTCTCTGGACAGGGCGCTggcccaccacctccaccagtgCTCCTACCACCTCCGCCTCTTCCGAAACTGGCTCATCTCCGGCCAGGACCCCCTAGAGTACTTCTACGGTCAGCCCCTGGCCCCGCCCTTCATCTCCCCCCCATCCCAGCCTCACGCCCTGTTCAACCACTGCTCACGGTTTAGTTTGGACTGTGCTTGTTCTGTGGCTGACACTCATGCTTTGCCTCTTGATGTTTCTGCATGCTTGCCTGTTTCTGTGGTGATGCAGATTGCAAGCTGGACCGGTTTGagctgtttgggtttttttgggcCATTCTTGCCACCTCTGCAGTGGTGTCAGAAGCTTTTCCCCTCATTTTCTCCGAACTGTGAACCTTTTCTTAAACCTttatga